A single genomic interval of Peribacillus sp. FSL H8-0477 harbors:
- a CDS encoding DUF3006 domain-containing protein, whose protein sequence is MIQGIVDRFEGTIAVVEIDGKEMQNFPKKSLPKGVKVGDMLLIDGNNITISKEGTEKLRKEIEDLMDELFED, encoded by the coding sequence ATGATTCAAGGAATTGTTGATCGCTTTGAAGGAACTATTGCTGTGGTTGAAATAGACGGGAAGGAAATGCAAAACTTTCCGAAAAAATCGTTACCTAAAGGGGTTAAAGTCGGAGACATGTTGCTTATCGATGGCAACAATATCACGATTTCTAAAGAAGGAACGGAAAAGTTAAGAAAAGAGATTGAAGATCTCATGGATGAATTATTTGAGGATTGA
- a CDS encoding helix-turn-helix domain-containing protein, which translates to MIKLRLNEILKEREMRQKDLAKASGLRESSISDMVRGIRSTVNLEQLEKVMDCLEITDYNVIFEKVEEKVNV; encoded by the coding sequence ATGATTAAACTACGCTTGAATGAAATTCTCAAGGAAAGAGAAATGCGCCAAAAGGACTTAGCAAAAGCTAGTGGGCTTCGTGAAAGTTCTATTAGTGATATGGTTCGAGGCATCCGCTCTACAGTTAACTTAGAACAACTAGAGAAGGTAATGGACTGTTTGGAAATTACCGATTACAACGTAATCTTTGAGAAAGTTGAGGAAAAAGTAAATGTCTAA
- a CDS encoding VanZ family protein: MLETFFKTKGRLHDEENLNYPVLTILLFYLLLLTYTVFIGRDSIRSVNLIPFHSIKNFIIVDNGIGGTRIIDMNIWGNILMFIPAGIYLILQKHNKIYQ; this comes from the coding sequence ATACTTGAAACATTCTTTAAAACGAAAGGTCGATTACATGATGAAGAAAATCTTAACTATCCCGTACTAACTATTTTACTTTTTTACCTACTATTATTAACCTATACAGTGTTCATAGGTAGAGATAGCATCAGAAGTGTAAATTTAATACCGTTTCATTCCATAAAAAATTTTATCATAGTTGATAACGGAATTGGTGGGACAAGAATTATTGATATGAATATTTGGGGAAACATTTTAATGTTCATTCCAGCAGGCATCTATTTGATTCTCCAAAAACACAACAAAATCTATCAATAA
- a CDS encoding VanZ family protein, which produces MNKNLIYIFLVILFIEVVQYFFTVGATDIDDVILNVAGGFIGLMIYKMSEKIFKNERKIKKAISILS; this is translated from the coding sequence ATCAATAAAAATCTAATTTACATTTTCTTAGTTATCTTATTTATTGAAGTTGTTCAATATTTCTTTACTGTAGGAGCAACAGATATTGATGATGTTATTTTAAATGTTGCAGGAGGATTCATTGGGTTAATGATTTATAAAATGTCTGAGAAAATCTTCAAAAACGAAAGGAAGATTAAAAAAGCAATATCTATACTATCTTAA
- a CDS encoding restriction endonuclease-like protein: MDSHRSGSRDEVELVKIEAEAFSLVIKGKPYHHRYEGLKQYRKMDFHDVMQFSVHGQEIQSVKVYDIELEALTESQQVRPIFFENGIYQLIVISKQDRELAFYHEHPILRQAISRIELADISMLIGNLQFQNEVGLTTFEIRSLNQVLLEVTLEIFPVKLDYQNDYRKLLEEVNDEIYNLAFHFIRKTYLGASIKLEGKPSRAEFYRLIMKHFKQFIQAINRIEKQPHHRLETTYVKVRGDQMSKTDSYTRKYLQKRSHAFIEVDKGIQINRKTMMPRVGVKAKKELSYDTAENRYVKWMMERLTHKFDDFLAALDNQTKRWNEKPDSELLLRLRNMKKELELKKRNVFWQSIGRLDRSVMSLVLQMASGYRDAFQIFLTVSKGLMLQGKLYQMSVKDVATLYEYWTFLKLGQILNSKYTLMSQDIVSVNRDGLFVNLEANRTARRIFQHPITKERIELTYQKYEKNLPTIPQKPDSMLTIEKKGKAHNYNYVFDAKYRIDYAQPGSYYQNRYKTAGPVEDDINTMHRYRDSLVAINDGPYERTAYGAYVLFPWSDEQSYKEHHFYKSIDQVNIGGLPFLPQTTEMVEHFLEHLIEKSPEEIQEEGILPRGTKEEWESSLEEKVLVGTVSTDEDYREYIQQGFYQLPVKMLKKGWNEAKYVALYTISGVGENGITEYGEIKQISTAEEYVHFLIEGWKSTKQVIRPVKYGIATYMMTTLTQLNEAKELPELYMKNKQEMTLWRMLRRASDKIKIKLDNNVLDNASAIENFSFKDIEILLNRQEQTILIRNDTQEIVLNSNLLIDYPSKVFREVLSLL; this comes from the coding sequence ATGGATTCACATCGTTCTGGATCTCGTGATGAAGTTGAGCTAGTCAAAATAGAAGCAGAGGCATTTTCTCTAGTCATAAAGGGCAAACCCTATCATCATCGTTACGAAGGGTTAAAGCAATATCGGAAAATGGATTTTCATGATGTGATGCAGTTTTCTGTGCATGGTCAAGAAATTCAGAGCGTGAAAGTTTATGATATTGAATTAGAGGCTTTAACGGAATCTCAGCAAGTGCGTCCCATTTTCTTTGAAAATGGCATATATCAATTAATTGTGATTTCAAAACAAGATCGGGAACTAGCCTTTTATCATGAACATCCTATCCTGCGACAGGCAATCTCTCGGATTGAATTAGCAGATATTTCGATGTTAATCGGGAATCTTCAATTTCAAAATGAGGTTGGGTTGACGACCTTTGAAATTCGTTCTCTTAATCAAGTTTTACTAGAGGTCACACTTGAAATTTTTCCAGTTAAGCTTGATTATCAGAATGATTATCGGAAACTGCTTGAGGAAGTCAATGATGAAATTTACAATCTGGCTTTTCACTTTATTCGGAAAACGTATTTAGGGGCGAGTATTAAGCTAGAAGGAAAACCAAGTCGGGCTGAATTTTATCGATTAATCATGAAGCATTTTAAGCAATTTATCCAGGCTATTAATCGCATTGAAAAGCAGCCGCATCACAGACTAGAAACAACTTACGTAAAAGTTCGAGGCGATCAGATGAGTAAGACTGATTCATATACCCGGAAGTATTTACAGAAACGAAGTCATGCGTTTATTGAGGTAGATAAAGGAATACAAATTAACAGGAAAACGATGATGCCTCGTGTAGGAGTTAAGGCAAAAAAAGAGCTTAGTTATGATACGGCGGAAAATCGTTATGTGAAATGGATGATGGAAAGGCTGACTCATAAGTTTGATGATTTTCTGGCTGCCTTGGATAATCAAACTAAACGCTGGAACGAAAAGCCAGATTCAGAACTTTTATTACGTTTAAGGAACATGAAAAAGGAACTTGAATTAAAAAAGAGGAATGTATTTTGGCAATCAATAGGGCGGTTGGACCGTTCAGTGATGAGTTTGGTTCTTCAAATGGCTTCAGGATATCGAGATGCATTTCAAATTTTCTTAACAGTTTCAAAAGGACTTATGTTGCAAGGAAAACTCTATCAAATGTCTGTAAAGGATGTCGCAACTTTATATGAATACTGGACGTTTTTAAAGCTTGGACAGATTTTAAACAGTAAATATACATTGATGAGCCAAGATATAGTTAGTGTGAATCGAGACGGGCTATTCGTAAACTTAGAGGCCAACCGGACTGCTAGACGAATTTTCCAACACCCTATTACGAAGGAAAGAATTGAGCTTACGTATCAAAAGTATGAAAAAAACCTTCCTACGATACCGCAAAAACCTGATTCGATGTTAACCATTGAGAAAAAAGGCAAAGCTCACAACTACAACTATGTATTTGATGCCAAATATCGAATTGATTATGCCCAGCCCGGCAGCTACTATCAAAACCGCTATAAAACAGCTGGTCCAGTAGAAGATGATATTAATACGATGCATCGCTATAGAGATTCTCTCGTTGCGATAAATGATGGTCCATATGAACGGACAGCATATGGAGCTTATGTGCTATTTCCCTGGTCTGATGAACAAAGTTATAAAGAGCATCATTTCTACAAGAGTATTGACCAAGTGAATATTGGGGGATTACCTTTTTTACCACAGACTACCGAAATGGTCGAACACTTTCTCGAACATTTAATTGAAAAAAGTCCTGAGGAAATTCAAGAAGAAGGGATTTTACCAAGAGGAACGAAAGAGGAATGGGAATCGTCACTAGAAGAAAAGGTACTTGTGGGAACTGTTAGTACTGATGAGGATTATCGTGAATATATACAGCAAGGATTTTATCAACTTCCTGTTAAAATGTTGAAGAAAGGCTGGAACGAGGCAAAATATGTAGCGCTTTATACAATTTCCGGAGTTGGAGAGAATGGCATAACGGAGTACGGAGAGATTAAACAAATCTCTACGGCAGAAGAGTATGTTCATTTTCTTATAGAAGGATGGAAAAGTACGAAACAGGTAATAAGGCCAGTAAAATACGGAATTGCAACATATATGATGACTACTCTTACTCAGCTAAACGAGGCTAAAGAGTTACCAGAGTTATATATGAAGAATAAACAGGAAATGACCCTTTGGAGAATGCTTAGAAGGGCGTCAGATAAAATCAAAATTAAGTTGGATAATAATGTTCTTGATAATGCTTCAGCTATAGAGAACTTTTCGTTTAAAGATATCGAGATACTTTTGAATAGACAAGAACAAACAATACTAATAAGGAATGATACTCAAGAGATAGTTTTAAATTCAAACTTATTGATTGATTATCCCTCTAAAGTATTTAGAGAAGTGCTTAGTCTTCTTTGA
- a CDS encoding MutH/Sau3AI family endonuclease — protein sequence MDREYKTIREIKERGEAAVGKKIKELVTQENVDKWYASPRNKGWLGNAVEKDWFGLVNNSRPEADFNNLGVELKCAGLKFFKKENSWGAKERLVLNIFDFNEEYKRDFQNSSFLKKSNLVELMLYKYNPVNFFQFEGKEYPTYPDFLMTHSILFNLKDLLDDDWAIIENDWKIIMDMIIQGRAEDISEGMTQYLGAVTKGSKTANNQTTQPFSDKKAHRRAFSLRPTYMKEITKRIVQNELKSSITYDSYQNDYPELHEKSGPKQTANQEHVIKDLSELKHKTFEQIILDRFKPFYNIDKKVLAEKFGVRIKKKNDKASSRLIAQKMFNLNGDLEETDEFKKAGIAVKTVTVTSNQRKKISKKRLTTEGFKLESDVSFIKDIINLDWEDTRVYDYLSTTKFLLVVYEETLEGEIFKGAKFWYMPENELMGTVKKTWEIIKETLINGVELTFKRSSNKKGYIVENNLPSQVSGPQILHIRPSAKESDYFESKNSDRLPSPANWNNRPEDMKDILTENYMVKQALWLNKNYMYQQIKEFFE from the coding sequence ATGGATAGGGAATATAAAACAATTCGAGAAATAAAAGAACGTGGTGAAGCTGCAGTTGGTAAAAAGATAAAGGAGCTTGTCACACAGGAAAATGTTGATAAGTGGTATGCTAGCCCAAGAAATAAAGGTTGGCTAGGGAATGCAGTTGAAAAAGATTGGTTCGGCCTAGTGAATAACAGTCGACCTGAGGCTGATTTCAATAATCTAGGTGTAGAACTTAAATGTGCTGGGCTTAAATTTTTCAAAAAAGAAAATTCTTGGGGTGCCAAAGAAAGGCTAGTTCTTAACATTTTTGATTTTAATGAAGAATATAAGAGGGATTTTCAGAATTCTTCCTTTTTAAAAAAGTCTAATCTTGTAGAGCTAATGTTGTATAAATATAATCCAGTTAATTTTTTTCAATTTGAAGGAAAGGAATACCCAACCTATCCAGATTTCTTAATGACCCATTCTATTCTTTTTAATTTGAAAGACTTATTAGATGATGATTGGGCAATCATTGAAAATGATTGGAAGATTATAATGGATATGATTATTCAGGGGAGGGCTGAGGACATTTCCGAAGGTATGACACAATACCTTGGAGCAGTGACAAAAGGTAGTAAAACTGCAAATAACCAAACAACACAACCGTTTAGTGATAAGAAAGCACATAGACGAGCTTTTTCTTTAAGACCAACGTATATGAAGGAAATTACGAAGCGAATAGTACAGAATGAATTAAAGAGTTCAATTACTTACGATTCATATCAAAATGACTATCCTGAATTACATGAAAAAAGTGGTCCTAAGCAAACTGCTAATCAAGAGCATGTCATTAAAGATTTATCCGAGTTAAAACATAAAACGTTTGAACAAATTATTCTCGATCGGTTTAAACCGTTCTATAATATAGATAAAAAGGTCTTAGCAGAAAAATTTGGTGTTAGAATCAAAAAAAAGAATGATAAAGCAAGTTCAAGGCTAATTGCGCAGAAGATGTTTAATCTAAATGGAGATTTAGAAGAAACAGATGAGTTTAAGAAGGCGGGTATTGCTGTAAAAACAGTTACCGTAACTTCTAATCAGAGGAAAAAAATATCCAAAAAAAGACTTACAACTGAAGGATTTAAACTAGAATCTGATGTTAGCTTCATCAAAGATATTATTAACCTAGATTGGGAAGATACTCGAGTGTATGATTATCTTTCCACAACAAAATTCTTATTAGTCGTTTACGAGGAAACACTAGAAGGAGAGATATTTAAGGGTGCGAAATTTTGGTATATGCCAGAAAACGAACTCATGGGCACAGTCAAAAAAACATGGGAAATAATTAAGGAAACTCTCATTAATGGTGTCGAGTTAACGTTTAAACGTAGCTCCAATAAGAAAGGTTACATAGTAGAGAACAATCTACCGAGCCAAGTGAGTGGCCCTCAAATTCTTCATATTCGACCTTCAGCTAAAGAGTCGGATTATTTTGAGAGTAAAAATTCAGATAGGCTACCCTCACCTGCAAATTGGAATAATAGACCTGAGGATATGAAGGATATATTGACAGAAAATTATATGGTTAAGCAAGCCCTCTGGTTAAACAAGAATTATATGTACCAACAAATAAAAGAATTTTTCGAATGA
- the dcm gene encoding DNA (cytosine-5-)-methyltransferase: MSKYKVFSMFDGVGGFVVGLDNANSTLKEPFFETTNTNQFEPSRKSQDAFEVGVYNYPHIQHSNDDIMQVSNKYFEEMKAQGVNMIVGGFPCQDYSVARSKKHELGIEGKKGVLFWEIIRAVNHIKPEYLILENVDRLLKSPSSQRGRDFAIMLGEFAQLGYSVEWRVINAAEYGRAQRRRRVFFYVYRNDTPFALAMDKKYGKPEKEKNIMTCDEATFNKYIFKDGLFARQFPIKQEAYKKRHYSDTLSCKDLLNEEYIVDISDNFTGTIWNTGIMRYGQYFTIDTESVKEAPMTLGDVVREAKEYYVRQYGEEEYNQYIVKYQLDDDDPKLKKFEYLRGPKKIERVAANNHKYIFSEGGMSPYDSLDLPGRTMLTSEGSVNRSTHLLKVDEKYRLLTPIEAELLQDFPPDWTKFKKDSHGNVNEVSDRMRMFFMGNALVTGIVERIGIELGEIVREYNTVEVEV, translated from the coding sequence ATGTCTAAGTATAAAGTATTTTCAATGTTTGATGGGGTTGGAGGCTTCGTAGTAGGTCTTGATAACGCCAACTCAACACTCAAAGAACCTTTCTTTGAAACAACAAACACTAATCAATTCGAACCATCTCGTAAATCACAAGATGCCTTTGAAGTGGGAGTCTACAATTATCCTCATATTCAACACAGTAATGATGATATTATGCAAGTCTCAAATAAATATTTCGAGGAAATGAAAGCTCAAGGTGTAAATATGATAGTTGGTGGGTTCCCCTGTCAAGACTATTCTGTAGCCCGTTCAAAAAAACATGAATTGGGTATTGAAGGCAAGAAAGGTGTTCTCTTTTGGGAAATCATTCGTGCTGTTAACCATATCAAACCTGAATATTTAATTTTAGAAAACGTGGATCGTTTATTAAAATCACCATCCTCACAACGTGGACGAGACTTTGCAATTATGCTTGGGGAATTTGCTCAACTTGGTTACTCTGTTGAATGGCGTGTTATTAATGCTGCAGAATATGGGCGCGCTCAACGTCGCCGCCGTGTGTTCTTTTACGTGTATCGAAATGACACACCATTTGCCTTGGCGATGGATAAAAAATATGGCAAGCCTGAGAAAGAGAAAAATATCATGACCTGTGATGAGGCCACTTTTAATAAATACATCTTTAAAGATGGATTATTCGCTCGTCAATTTCCAATTAAACAAGAGGCATATAAGAAACGTCACTACTCAGATACATTGTCTTGTAAAGACCTCCTCAACGAAGAGTACATCGTAGACATTTCAGACAATTTTACAGGTACTATTTGGAATACTGGTATTATGCGTTACGGTCAATATTTCACGATTGATACGGAATCCGTTAAGGAAGCACCAATGACATTGGGTGATGTTGTTCGGGAAGCGAAAGAATATTATGTACGTCAATATGGTGAAGAAGAGTACAACCAATATATCGTAAAATATCAGTTGGACGATGACGATCCTAAGCTTAAAAAATTTGAATACTTACGTGGTCCTAAAAAAATTGAGCGAGTAGCTGCTAACAATCATAAGTATATCTTTAGTGAAGGCGGGATGAGTCCGTATGATTCTCTCGACTTGCCGGGACGCACGATGCTTACAAGTGAAGGTTCTGTAAACCGCTCAACACATTTGCTTAAAGTCGATGAAAAATACCGACTGCTCACACCGATTGAAGCTGAATTATTGCAAGATTTCCCACCAGACTGGACAAAATTCAAAAAAGACAGTCATGGAAATGTCAATGAGGTTTCAGACCGTATGCGTATGTTCTTCATGGGTAATGCCTTAGTTACAGGAATCGTTGAACGTATAGGAATTGAGTTAGGAGAAATTGTACGTGAGTACAATACAGTAGAAGTAGAAGTTTAA
- a CDS encoding ketopantoate reductase family protein, giving the protein MKGEAKSIKVNVIDTLEDDDVYDLIFVTVRYNQSESALVALKDNQSKNIVTMISKSNGFYSWVDIVGDKLLPAFPGAGGQIKNGILYARFPPKILAATVFGEISGVVTERVENIANLLNTVKLPYTMNKNMKAYLITHSVSDIAMLSVLYAENKLIDAKTVRTRKMAHQITVTLKTYLSAIQEADVVINPSAFKMLLKCPDIILDFFFMIWLRTKMVKDMMLSDYGSNANNEIVQLRNDLLKFLSENDIAPQEKNR; this is encoded by the coding sequence GTGAAAGGGGAGGCTAAATCTATTAAAGTAAATGTCATTGATACGCTTGAAGATGATGATGTCTATGATTTAATTTTCGTTACAGTTCGATACAATCAGTCTGAATCAGCGTTAGTAGCACTAAAAGACAATCAAAGTAAAAATATTGTTACAATGATTAGTAAATCAAATGGATTTTATTCATGGGTAGATATTGTTGGAGATAAACTTTTACCAGCTTTTCCGGGTGCTGGCGGGCAGATTAAAAATGGAATTTTGTATGCTCGATTTCCACCAAAGATTCTAGCGGCTACAGTGTTTGGAGAAATTAGTGGTGTAGTGACAGAACGTGTAGAAAACATAGCAAACTTATTAAATACAGTCAAACTTCCCTATACAATGAATAAGAATATGAAAGCGTATCTAATTACACATTCAGTATCGGACATTGCCATGCTTAGCGTTTTATATGCTGAAAATAAACTAATTGATGCAAAAACAGTTAGAACCAGAAAAATGGCACACCAAATAACAGTCACTTTAAAAACGTATTTAAGCGCAATACAAGAAGCTGATGTTGTGATTAATCCATCTGCATTTAAAATGCTGCTAAAATGTCCGGATATCATTTTGGATTTTTTCTTTATGATATGGCTGCGTACTAAAATGGTGAAGGATATGATGCTTTCGGATTATGGGAGTAATGCAAACAATGAAATAGTGCAACTGAGGAATGATTTATTGAAGTTTTTAAGTGAAAATGATATCGCACCACAAGAAAAAAACAGATAA
- a CDS encoding excalibur calcium-binding domain-containing protein: MKKIISLLAAFILITTGIVTTVTTVPKQVDAASGVYKNCTAFNKQYKKGVAKSANTKNKVISRKTKKITYKAVSKGTKVSSKIYKNAMKYNDDLDRDKDGIACER, encoded by the coding sequence ATGAAAAAAATAATTTCGTTACTAGCCGCATTCATCCTTATTACTACTGGAATTGTTACAACAGTAACAACAGTACCAAAACAAGTAGATGCAGCAAGTGGTGTTTATAAAAATTGCACAGCGTTTAACAAGCAGTATAAAAAGGGTGTTGCAAAGTCTGCTAATACAAAAAATAAAGTGATTAGCAGAAAAACAAAAAAAATAACATATAAAGCAGTGTCAAAGGGTACTAAGGTTTCCTCAAAAATCTATAAAAATGCAATGAAATATAATGATGATTTAGATCGTGATAAAGATGGGATTGCATGTGAAAGATAA
- a CDS encoding ComEC/Rec2 family competence protein gives MKKINSLLTVLLFLSLFTGLSKTEAASNVKVHFINVGQGDSILIQTPNENILIDGGGKGKGDEVVAYLKKQKIKTLTAVVSTHPDADHVGGLAYVIQNLKVKSVYAPKISHSTQAYKDFLKAVKKKGLKIKTAKTGVEITTKAKNTSLKFIAPVKSYAKSDLNNWSAVLLLKHNKKTFLFTGDAEVESERDMLAKKLIPSVDVLKVGHHGAAMSSSSAFIKKAKPKYAVISVGKNGYGHPTSTVVKRLKSIKAVTYRTDKYGNIIFTSTGTKITVKTVK, from the coding sequence ATGAAAAAAATAAATAGTTTACTAACAGTTCTTCTATTCTTATCATTATTTACTGGTCTATCAAAAACAGAAGCCGCATCTAATGTGAAGGTACATTTTATCAATGTTGGACAAGGGGATTCTATCCTGATTCAAACTCCAAACGAAAACATTCTAATTGATGGCGGAGGAAAAGGTAAAGGTGATGAGGTTGTAGCTTATTTAAAGAAACAAAAGATCAAAACGCTGACAGCTGTCGTATCTACTCATCCAGATGCTGACCATGTCGGTGGACTCGCTTATGTGATTCAAAATCTTAAAGTAAAATCAGTGTATGCTCCTAAGATTTCACACTCTACACAAGCATACAAAGATTTCCTAAAGGCCGTAAAAAAGAAAGGCCTAAAAATCAAAACGGCCAAAACAGGTGTAGAAATAACCACGAAAGCAAAGAATACATCATTAAAATTCATAGCACCGGTTAAAAGTTATGCAAAGTCAGACTTAAACAACTGGAGTGCCGTGCTCCTTCTAAAACATAACAAAAAGACATTCTTGTTTACTGGGGATGCTGAAGTAGAATCTGAACGAGATATGCTGGCGAAGAAATTAATACCAAGTGTTGACGTTCTGAAAGTCGGCCATCACGGCGCAGCGATGTCATCATCATCTGCATTTATTAAGAAAGCTAAACCTAAATATGCGGTAATTAGTGTAGGGAAGAATGGCTATGGACACCCTACATCTACCGTAGTCAAACGCTTAAAATCGATTAAAGCTGTTACCTATCGCACAGACAAGTACGGAAATATTATCTTTACTTCTACAGGGACGAAAATAACGGTGAAGACGGTGAAGTAA
- a CDS encoding McrB family protein, whose translation MKIPEYIFEVFDRDAFTYRVKEEGSEKVKEEYTLAWNAWKGIVERFLSDAGIEELTREKTENWQNSGVLSKRFWTRIKNKQLMESPSCIAAMISKESLRIYLEWHAYKNNDLNDERKFFNNWVNKVDNWIEEQHIDLKEYKVWTNKEEDEDFQHYVTLEEFINNNVVRSDLMNVLKTDNKNWIRVGRVIPKNSVVNNENTTMEIGQTIKELEWIYKRASGLVNPDKVANSSITEKEIISNGPFSEIKESLSEYVSPKSLNEHIHHYIASKGFYYSKEEVTNLFLSIKTKPFVILSGISGTGKTKIVQLFAESVGATEENGQFTLIPIRPDWNDGSDLLGYVDIKGEFKAGLLTKVIEKAEQNPDKPYFLLLDEMNLARVEHYFSDVLSVMESRRWLDKKMVTSILLSKEVANRDIRLPVNLYIIGTVNMDETTHPFSKKVLDRANTIEFNRVELSNLSFLEDLEEVEPKVVHDNTFRAKYLHLKDLYHQNQKLVQNVTAQLERINKYLELTNAHIGYRVRDEICFYLAYNEESQLLDADLAFDHCILQKILPRISGSDLRVEQLLAGLYRLFTNRDYAEDLEHNDFIGAVRYPKSTIKVVEMLRRLRDDGFTSFWIS comes from the coding sequence ATGAAAATACCGGAATATATTTTTGAAGTTTTTGATAGAGATGCATTCACCTATAGAGTAAAAGAAGAAGGTTCAGAGAAAGTAAAAGAAGAATATACATTAGCTTGGAATGCTTGGAAAGGTATTGTTGAGAGGTTTTTAAGTGACGCTGGTATTGAAGAATTAACTAGAGAAAAAACGGAGAATTGGCAAAATAGTGGTGTCTTATCAAAAAGATTTTGGACAAGGATAAAAAACAAACAATTGATGGAATCTCCTTCTTGTATCGCTGCGATGATAAGTAAAGAGAGTTTAAGAATATATTTGGAGTGGCACGCGTATAAAAATAATGATTTAAACGATGAGAGAAAGTTTTTTAATAACTGGGTTAATAAGGTGGATAATTGGATTGAAGAACAACATATAGATTTAAAGGAATACAAAGTTTGGACAAATAAAGAGGAAGACGAGGATTTTCAACATTATGTTACTTTAGAAGAGTTTATTAATAATAACGTTGTGAGAAGTGACTTAATGAATGTATTAAAAACTGATAATAAAAATTGGATAAGAGTCGGAAGGGTTATCCCTAAAAATTCAGTCGTGAATAATGAAAATACTACAATGGAAATCGGGCAGACAATTAAAGAGTTAGAATGGATTTATAAAAGAGCATCCGGTTTAGTTAATCCAGACAAGGTAGCTAATTCCAGTATTACAGAAAAAGAAATTATAAGTAATGGACCATTTAGTGAAATAAAGGAATCTCTATCTGAATATGTTTCTCCTAAAAGTCTTAATGAACATATCCATCATTACATAGCAAGTAAAGGATTTTATTATTCGAAAGAGGAAGTCACAAATTTATTTCTCTCAATTAAAACAAAGCCATTTGTTATTCTTTCGGGTATTTCTGGAACAGGAAAGACAAAGATTGTCCAGTTGTTTGCAGAGAGTGTGGGGGCTACTGAGGAGAATGGGCAATTCACACTTATTCCAATTCGTCCAGATTGGAATGATGGTTCAGATTTGCTTGGGTATGTGGATATTAAAGGTGAGTTTAAAGCTGGTCTGCTTACAAAAGTAATTGAAAAAGCAGAACAGAATCCTGATAAGCCTTATTTTTTGTTGCTGGATGAAATGAATCTTGCTAGAGTTGAACATTATTTCAGCGACGTGCTGAGTGTAATGGAGAGCCGCAGATGGTTAGATAAGAAAATGGTCACGTCTATCCTGCTTTCTAAAGAAGTAGCAAACCGTGATATTAGATTACCTGTGAATCTGTACATCATTGGTACGGTCAATATGGACGAGACTACACATCCCTTTAGTAAAAAGGTACTGGATCGTGCAAATACGATTGAATTTAATAGGGTGGAACTTTCGAACCTTTCTTTTCTAGAAGACCTGGAAGAAGTGGAGCCTAAAGTTGTTCATGATAATACGTTCCGAGCAAAATATTTACACCTGAAGGATCTTTACCACCAAAACCAGAAACTTGTTCAAAACGTTACTGCCCAATTAGAGAGAATAAATAAATATTTGGAGTTAACAAATGCACACATTGGGTACCGTGTTCGTGATGAGATTTGTTTTTACCTTGCGTACAATGAAGAAAGTCAGTTATTGGACGCTGATCTAGCTTTTGACCATTGTATTTTACAAAAGATACTGCCGAGAATATCCGGAAGTGATTTACGTGTGGAACAGCTATTAGCGGGATTATATCGCTTATTTACGAATAGGGATTATGCGGAGGATCTTGAACACAACGATTTTATAGGTGCAGTGAGATATCCGAAAAGTACTATAAAGGTGGTAGAAATGCTTAGGAGGTTACGAGATGATGGATTCACATCGTTCTGGATCTCGTGA